In one Aminivibrio pyruvatiphilus genomic region, the following are encoded:
- a CDS encoding ROK family protein, giving the protein MYAIGVDIGGTKCAVCLGEAERDTLRVICKGEPRKTAEYSPELMLEGLLDDVKECLSRVPAGETVAGIGISCGNPLDSRTGLILSPPNLPGWDRIPVVDWFRRGTGLPAWLCNDANAGALAEWRFGAGKGCEHMIFLTFGTGFGAGLILNGRLYCGACDAAGETGHVRIAAHGPAGYGKIGSLEAFCSGGGIAQLARTYALREIQKGKPPAFCPGPGSLGNLTAESAARAARQGDPTAREVFELSGAQLGLALAMLIDLFNPQRIVLGGIFSRCRDLIWPVAEGVIREEALPASRMACDVVPCGFGEAVGDMAALTVALYYGEQKES; this is encoded by the coding sequence ATGTACGCCATAGGAGTGGATATCGGAGGGACCAAGTGCGCCGTCTGTCTTGGAGAAGCGGAAAGGGACACTCTCCGCGTGATCTGCAAAGGAGAGCCCAGAAAAACGGCGGAGTATTCTCCGGAGCTTATGCTGGAGGGACTTCTCGACGACGTGAAAGAATGTCTGTCCCGTGTTCCTGCGGGAGAGACGGTGGCGGGAATCGGCATCAGCTGCGGCAATCCCCTCGACAGCAGGACAGGACTGATTTTATCACCCCCGAATCTCCCCGGATGGGATAGGATCCCAGTGGTGGACTGGTTCCGCAGGGGAACCGGACTTCCCGCCTGGCTGTGCAACGACGCCAACGCCGGTGCTCTGGCCGAGTGGCGGTTCGGTGCCGGCAAGGGGTGCGAGCACATGATCTTCCTGACCTTCGGGACCGGCTTCGGAGCAGGCCTCATCCTGAACGGGAGGCTGTACTGCGGCGCCTGCGACGCGGCGGGGGAGACGGGGCACGTCCGCATCGCAGCCCACGGTCCGGCGGGGTACGGCAAAATCGGCTCCCTGGAGGCTTTCTGCAGCGGAGGAGGCATTGCCCAGCTCGCCCGGACCTATGCCCTCCGGGAGATACAGAAGGGAAAGCCTCCCGCTTTTTGTCCCGGTCCCGGCAGCCTTGGGAACCTGACCGCCGAGTCCGCTGCCCGCGCCGCCCGCCAGGGGGATCCCACGGCAAGGGAGGTTTTTGAGCTTTCCGGCGCTCAGCTCGGGCTCGCCCTGGCGATGCTTATCGATCTTTTCAATCCCCAGCGCATCGTTCTCGGCGGCATCTTTTCACGATGCCGCGACCTCATCTGGCCCGTCGCCGAAGGGGTGATCCGAGAGGAGGCCCTTCCGGCCTCCCGAATGGCTTGTGATGTGGTCCCATGCGGGTTTGGGGAGGCTGTGGGTGACATGGCTGCCCTGACGGTGGCGCTGTATTATGGGGAACAGAAGGAGAGTTGA